In one Labeo rohita strain BAU-BD-2019 unplaced genomic scaffold, IGBB_LRoh.1.0 scaffold_85, whole genome shotgun sequence genomic region, the following are encoded:
- the tab2 gene encoding TGF-beta-activated kinase 1 and MAP3K7-binding protein 2 isoform X2 has product MAQGNQQIDNQVLHHLRQKFPEVPEDVVSECVLQNKNNLAACCEYLTKVSPGFLYSEGSQSLTDLRNHMTQLNLGVSQNTHGATQRDVVRMNGSRTVTPSVSDGPLNVPSPLSEFYQPETPSVPPHAPASLGAFAAMESTRKPQPPQHLGLYQVGSKGHGPPPTPRFNPITVTLAPNTGRNTPTSLHIHGGPQSGLNSPNSIYIRPYVTQPGSTRQVQGRAQYSPTSQPTQQIYQISHPAASQSSWSGSQHQTSHVYMPISSPTNTQAPSIPSAVASQASSSSPSPSSCSSAAAASFSQYNIQNISTGPRKNQIEIKLESPQRVSGGSSAATATLLRSGSAPRPASSSTSSSCPSSSSLAASTGPSNPISIGGAGLSRSQPTVYISASPPAAAATTPSEECAIVPNTPRSQPKFYISANASADDGGGRNPPTVYISANPALQGSSGLRALGSQVSMGPAYIHHHPPKSRPSVGAGGTATSPRVVVTQPNTKYTFKITVSPNKPPAVSPGVVSPTFEPTNLLSLPGDHHYPEPDPLYQSDPLSPHRDKSSEPRRLSVGADDAAYTQALLVHQRARMERLWHELEQKKRKLEKLKEEVNEMENDLTRRRLQRSNSVCQIPSIEEMQQLRCKNRLLQIDIDCLTKEIDLLQTRGPDFNPIAIHNFYDNLGFLGPVPPKPPKGPTKPEGGRSARVVSEPEEDDGVQWSCTACTFLNHPALNRCEECEFPRHF; this is encoded by the exons ATGGCACAGGGAAACCAGCAGATTGACAACCAGGTTCTGCACCACCTGCGGCAAAAGTTTCCAGAAGTTCCAGAGGACGTGGTGTCCGAGTGTGTCCTGCAG AATAAGAACAACTTAGCTGCGTGTTGCGAGTACCTGACTAAGGTGAGTCCTGGTTTCTTGTATAGCGAAGGCAGCCAGAGTTTGACGGATCTTCGCAATCACATGACCCAGCTCAACCTCGGCGTCTCTCAGAATACCCATGGTGCCACGCAGCGAGATGTAGTGAGGATGAACGGCAGCAGGACTGTCACCCCCAGTGTGAGCGATGGGCCTTTGAACGTGCCGTCTCCCCTCTCCGAGTTCTACCAGCCCGAAACGCCGTCCGTGCCGCCGCACGCACCCGCGAGCCTCGGCGCCTTCGCCGCCATGGAGTCCACGCGCAAGCCGCAGCCTCCTCAGCACCTCGGCCTTTACCAGGTCGGGAGCAAGGGTCACGGACCGCCCCCGACCCCTCGCTTCAACCCGATCACGGTGACGCTTGCGCCGAACACCGGCCGCAACACGCCTACCTCCCTGCACATTCACGGAGGGCCTCAGTCGGGTCTGAACAGTCCCAACTCCATCTACATTCGCCCGTACGTGACCCAGCCGGGCTCGACAAGACAGGTACAGGGCCGGGCTCAGTACAGTCCCACCTCCCAGCCCACCCAGCAGATCTATCAGATCAGCCACCCCGCGGCATCCCAGAGTTCCTGGAGCGGCAGCCAGCATCAGACCTCGCACGTGTACATGCCCATCAGTTCGCCCACCAACACCCAGGCCCCCTCCATACCCTCGGCCGTGGCCTCGCAGGCCTCCTCTTCATCGCCGTCGCCTTCCTCGTGCTCGTCCGCCGCCGCCGCCTCCTTTAGCCAGTACAACATCCAGAACATCTCAACTGGGCCACGGAAGAATCAGATCGAGATCAAGCTGGAGTCTCCGCAGAGAGTGTCCGGAGGCTCGAGCGCGGCCACGGCGACCCTCCtgcgctccggctccgccccgCGGCCCGCCAGTAGCTCCACGTCTTCGTCCTGTCCGTCGTCATCTTCGCTGGCTGCCAGCACGGGTCCCTCCAACCCCATCTCGATCGGAGGCGCCGGACTGAGTCGCAGCCAGCCCACGGTGTACATCTCTGCGTCCCCGCCCGCCGCTGCTGCTACCACCCCGTCGGAGGAATGCGCCATCGTCCCCAACACCCCTCGTTCGCAGCCCAAGTTCTATATTTCTGCAAACGCGTCGGCCGACGACGGAGGGGGAAGGAACCCGCCGACGGTCTATATCTCGGCCAATCCCGCGCTCCAGGGTTCCTCTGGCCTGCGGGCTTTGGGGAGCCAGGTGAGCATGGGCCCTGCGTACATTCACCACCACCCGCCCAAATCCCGTCCCTCGGTGGGAGCTGGAGGCACGGCCACGTCTCCTCGCGTGGTGGTGACGCAGCCCAACACCAAATACACCTTCAAAATCACTGTCTCCCCCAATAAACCTCCGGCCGTGTCTCCCGGAGTGGTGTCGCCCACGTTTGAGCCGACCAACCTGCTCAGTCTGCCGGGCGATCACCATTACCCGGAGCCGGATCCGCTCTACCAGTCGGACCCGCTCTCACCTCACCGGGACAAAAGCTCGGAGCCTCGCAGACTCAGCGTGGGTGCCGACGACGCTGCCTACACGCAAG CTTTGCTAGTGCATCAGAGAGCACGTATGGAGCGATTGTGGCACGAATTAGAGCAGAAGAAGAGAAAGCTGGAGAAGCTGAAAGAGGAAGTCAACGAGATGGAGAACGACCTCACAAGGAGACGACTACAGCGCTCCAACTCAGTCTGTCAAATACCGTCT attgaGGAGATGCAGCAATTGAGGTGTAAGAATAGACTTCTGCAAATCGATATTGATTGTTTAACCAAAGAAATTGACCTCCTTCAGACACGAG GACCAGACTTCAATCCCATTGCAATTCACAATTTTTACGACAACCTTGGATTCTTGGGTCCTGTACCTCCTAAACCTCCTAAAGGTCCCACAAAACCAG AGGGCGGCAGGAGCGCGAGGGTCGTGTCGGAGCCCGAGGAAGACGACGGCGTTCAGTGGAGCTGCACCGCCTGCACCTTCCTCAACCACCCCGCCCTCAACCGCTGTGAAGAGTGTGAATTTCCACGGCATTTCTGA
- the tab2 gene encoding TGF-beta-activated kinase 1 and MAP3K7-binding protein 2 isoform X1, protein MAQGNQQIDNQVLHHLRQKFPEVPEDVVSECVLQNKNNLAACCEYLTKVSPGFLYSEGSQSLTDLRNHMTQLNLGVSQNTHGATQRDVVRMNGSRTVTPSVSDGPLNVPSPLSEFYQPETPSVPPHAPASLGAFAAMESTRKPQPPQHLGLYQVGSKGHGPPPTPRFNPITVTLAPNTGRNTPTSLHIHGGPQSGLNSPNSIYIRPYVTQPGSTRQVQGRAQYSPTSQPTQQIYQISHPAASQSSWSGSQHQTSHVYMPISSPTNTQAPSIPSAVASQASSSSPSPSSCSSAAAASFSQYNIQNISTGPRKNQIEIKLESPQRVSGGSSAATATLLRSGSAPRPASSSTSSSCPSSSSLAASTGPSNPISIGGAGLSRSQPTVYISASPPAAAATTPSEECAIVPNTPRSQPKFYISANASADDGGGRNPPTVYISANPALQGSSGLRALGSQVSMGPAYIHHHPPKSRPSVGAGGTATSPRVVVTQPNTKYTFKITVSPNKPPAVSPGVVSPTFEPTNLLSLPGDHHYPEPDPLYQSDPLSPHRDKSSEPRRLSVGADDAAYTQALLVHQRARMERLWHELEQKKRKLEKLKEEVNEMENDLTRRRLQRSNSVCQIPSIEEMQQLRCKNRLLQIDIDCLTKEIDLLQTRGPDFNPIAIHNFYDNLGFLGPVPPKPPKGPTKPGADHAGSLDRRGRKINVSSKLKRDPSLPPVPPPVSAPTEGGRSARVVSEPEEDDGVQWSCTACTFLNHPALNRCEECEFPRHF, encoded by the exons ATGGCACAGGGAAACCAGCAGATTGACAACCAGGTTCTGCACCACCTGCGGCAAAAGTTTCCAGAAGTTCCAGAGGACGTGGTGTCCGAGTGTGTCCTGCAG AATAAGAACAACTTAGCTGCGTGTTGCGAGTACCTGACTAAGGTGAGTCCTGGTTTCTTGTATAGCGAAGGCAGCCAGAGTTTGACGGATCTTCGCAATCACATGACCCAGCTCAACCTCGGCGTCTCTCAGAATACCCATGGTGCCACGCAGCGAGATGTAGTGAGGATGAACGGCAGCAGGACTGTCACCCCCAGTGTGAGCGATGGGCCTTTGAACGTGCCGTCTCCCCTCTCCGAGTTCTACCAGCCCGAAACGCCGTCCGTGCCGCCGCACGCACCCGCGAGCCTCGGCGCCTTCGCCGCCATGGAGTCCACGCGCAAGCCGCAGCCTCCTCAGCACCTCGGCCTTTACCAGGTCGGGAGCAAGGGTCACGGACCGCCCCCGACCCCTCGCTTCAACCCGATCACGGTGACGCTTGCGCCGAACACCGGCCGCAACACGCCTACCTCCCTGCACATTCACGGAGGGCCTCAGTCGGGTCTGAACAGTCCCAACTCCATCTACATTCGCCCGTACGTGACCCAGCCGGGCTCGACAAGACAGGTACAGGGCCGGGCTCAGTACAGTCCCACCTCCCAGCCCACCCAGCAGATCTATCAGATCAGCCACCCCGCGGCATCCCAGAGTTCCTGGAGCGGCAGCCAGCATCAGACCTCGCACGTGTACATGCCCATCAGTTCGCCCACCAACACCCAGGCCCCCTCCATACCCTCGGCCGTGGCCTCGCAGGCCTCCTCTTCATCGCCGTCGCCTTCCTCGTGCTCGTCCGCCGCCGCCGCCTCCTTTAGCCAGTACAACATCCAGAACATCTCAACTGGGCCACGGAAGAATCAGATCGAGATCAAGCTGGAGTCTCCGCAGAGAGTGTCCGGAGGCTCGAGCGCGGCCACGGCGACCCTCCtgcgctccggctccgccccgCGGCCCGCCAGTAGCTCCACGTCTTCGTCCTGTCCGTCGTCATCTTCGCTGGCTGCCAGCACGGGTCCCTCCAACCCCATCTCGATCGGAGGCGCCGGACTGAGTCGCAGCCAGCCCACGGTGTACATCTCTGCGTCCCCGCCCGCCGCTGCTGCTACCACCCCGTCGGAGGAATGCGCCATCGTCCCCAACACCCCTCGTTCGCAGCCCAAGTTCTATATTTCTGCAAACGCGTCGGCCGACGACGGAGGGGGAAGGAACCCGCCGACGGTCTATATCTCGGCCAATCCCGCGCTCCAGGGTTCCTCTGGCCTGCGGGCTTTGGGGAGCCAGGTGAGCATGGGCCCTGCGTACATTCACCACCACCCGCCCAAATCCCGTCCCTCGGTGGGAGCTGGAGGCACGGCCACGTCTCCTCGCGTGGTGGTGACGCAGCCCAACACCAAATACACCTTCAAAATCACTGTCTCCCCCAATAAACCTCCGGCCGTGTCTCCCGGAGTGGTGTCGCCCACGTTTGAGCCGACCAACCTGCTCAGTCTGCCGGGCGATCACCATTACCCGGAGCCGGATCCGCTCTACCAGTCGGACCCGCTCTCACCTCACCGGGACAAAAGCTCGGAGCCTCGCAGACTCAGCGTGGGTGCCGACGACGCTGCCTACACGCAAG CTTTGCTAGTGCATCAGAGAGCACGTATGGAGCGATTGTGGCACGAATTAGAGCAGAAGAAGAGAAAGCTGGAGAAGCTGAAAGAGGAAGTCAACGAGATGGAGAACGACCTCACAAGGAGACGACTACAGCGCTCCAACTCAGTCTGTCAAATACCGTCT attgaGGAGATGCAGCAATTGAGGTGTAAGAATAGACTTCTGCAAATCGATATTGATTGTTTAACCAAAGAAATTGACCTCCTTCAGACACGAG GACCAGACTTCAATCCCATTGCAATTCACAATTTTTACGACAACCTTGGATTCTTGGGTCCTGTACCTCCTAAACCTCCTAAAGGTCCCACAAAACCAG GTGCGGATCACGCGGGTTCTCTCGACAGGAGAGGGCGCAAAATCAATGTCAGCTCCAAGTTAAAGAGAGACCCGTCTCTTCCTCCCGTTCCTCCTCCTGTGTCCGCGCCCACGG AGGGCGGCAGGAGCGCGAGGGTCGTGTCGGAGCCCGAGGAAGACGACGGCGTTCAGTGGAGCTGCACCGCCTGCACCTTCCTCAACCACCCCGCCCTCAACCGCTGTGAAGAGTGTGAATTTCCACGGCATTTCTGA